CTTCAGATAATTAAAAATAAAAGAATCTGATCTCTTTTATTCAAAAAAACGGTTTGTTTGTTCGTGTGTTTAATACATTGTATATATTAGCGGAAAAATAATACTCATGTTAAGCAAAAGTTTTTTATCATTTATTTTACTATTAGTAATTTTTTCATGTGATTCACCGAAACCAAATCACAATGCTATTGCTGAAGAAGAAATTCCAGAATGTAAAATTATGATTGTTTTAGGAGATGATAGAAGTGGTTCATCTGAAAGTATTCAAAAATTAAACAAAGACGATTACAAAGCAATTGTAGATGTAATTAACGAAAATGGAAGTGGTTATTTTACTTCTACAATTATAGGAAACCCTGCTCCTAACTCTAAAGAAATTTTCAGATTAAAAGTAAGTGCTTTAAAACCTTATAAAAATATTTTAACTTCAGAACACCCGACATTATCGGAGCAAGCAAAACAAAAAAAGTATAACGATAAGATAAAAGCTAAAAATGAAAAAATTAAGAAGAAAAATGCTTCTAAATTAAGTAGTTTTTTATCTAAGACTGTACAAAATTCAATTGTTGGTTATAAGCCTTACAAAGGAAAAGATATTACCAATATTGATTTAGCTTTCGAACATATTAATAAACTTTTAAGAGAACCAAAAGTTGAAGATTATGACAAAGTAATGGTTGTGCTTTTTACAGATGGTGTTAATGAACCTAGAAGATCTGGGAAGATTGAAAAAATTAAAACCAAGCTTGCTTTACCAGATAATGCTGAGTTATTTTTAATTGGTTGGAAAGACACGTCTATTTTTGAAGGATTTGAATTAAACGAATTTGAAGGTAAAGAAGGCTTCTTTAGCTATCTTGAAGACTTTGATTGTATATAAAAACTACTGTTATGATTATAAACTGGGACAAACCGTCTACTGATGAATCTGAAGATCTTTTTAAAATTTCTGATGAATTAGCTTCAAGAGCAAACTCTGCATCTAAAGTAGCTAGAGATACTTTTGATATTTTAAAACCTAATGAAGAAAAATTAAGTCAATGGGATAAAATAATGTCTAATGCATATGTGGTTCCATTTACTATTGCCTTTATTGTTATCTGTATTTTAGAATATTACTTTAGTAGAGAAATTTATAGAGATATTTTACCACAAGCTCCGTGGGTAATTGGTGTAGGAATTATTTTTATTTCTATTGTAATTGCAGAGTTGATGGTAGGTATGCTAAGTTCTCACACCAGAAATAAACGATTTTTTGAAGAGAAAAAAGTACCTTCAAACTCTGCAAAACCAGAATCTGATATAAGAAAAGGAATTGTAAGAGATGTTAGAATTCAATTTTTTGTAGGTAGTACATTATTTTCTGCGATTGGTGTCGCTATATATTATTTCTCTAAAGAGCGTGTTGCCAGAGAAATTTCAGCTGGAATTAGAGAATCAATTTTTGGTATTCAAGATGTTTTACCTGTACTTTTTTATGTACTTGAAGTACTGGCAGGATTGTTTGTGTTTTATTTATTTAAAAGATCTGTTTTAGCTTTTAAGAACTATAGAAGTCGAAAAAAATATCGTAAAGAAGTAAATAACGCCAGATCTAATACAAGTGAATCCTGCAAATATTTTGATGATGCTGAAAAAAAGGGTTACAATACTTTTTTAGATGATGTAAGTAATAACATACACTTAGGTTTTTACAGAAACAAACATCAAAATACTAACGAACAACATTTAAAATATGTAAATGAGCCAGAAAAAGAACTACAAGGCTTTAAAGCATTATTTAAAAATGCAGAAGGTACACCAATACAAGTAACTATAGATGCATTAACTGAATATAAATTCAGAGAAAGTAAAACTAGTAATACTGAAGGTGTTATTGATATGAACTTTAACTCATATCCTGAAGATCAAATTAAGCAATTTCGAGTTACTTATTTTGATGTGAATAAAGAAAAAATAGTTGACGAAATATCTGGAAATTATTCTCTAAACAATGATATTCCTTATGAAATCATCTTAAAATAAATTAAAAAAAAGAGATCTAAAAATATTTTTAGATCTCTTTTTTTTAATCAATCTTTCTGATTTTTAACTCTTACTTCATCAGTTCGTTTAAATTCCTAATTTGTAGTTACCTTCACTTCCATCTAACTTTAAAAAACTACCTTTCAACAGTTTAAACCTATAAAATTTAAAAAACGTTCATATCTTCATACTATACAAAAGCAGTAATATGAAGATTAAACCTACACTAGTAAGACTAATAAAATGTCATGGTAACGAATTCGAAATTGAGTTTCCTAAAATAAAACTCTTTTTATCTGTTAATAGATATTATTATGAGAAAATGTCAAACAGCCCCAATGAATTCATATTTATAAGTTAAAAACTAAAAAGTATTAAACATTTCCTTTTAAAAAAGGAATAACTTAATATTTCTTGTACAACATAATTTTGATACTTGTTCAAGTAACTCAATTATTTTCTTTCACATTATCCTCATGTAAAACCAGCTATTATTTTTTGATGTACGCGACACTCCCTTTTCAATAAAAACAGCCAAGTATCATCAATTAACAACCATTCACCTTAAAAAAACGACCAAATAACTAAAAAAACAAACTTAAAGGTAATTAATCATTAATTTTGTTAGAACCAAAACTATATGATTATGAACTATCCTCTAAAAAAGTTAAAGTTCGTTACGCCAAATGGTAATGAAATTGAAATGAATATGCCAACAGCAGACTTAACATTGACAATAAACAGATATTCTAATAAAGAGTTTTTTGTAGATAAAATACAAGTAAACGTTCACCTTAATTAGTGAAAGCCATTAACTTTAAGCTTTTACTTATTTTCTCGGAAATTTCTGTCTTAAACTCTTTTTTCCTGTAATTTGTTACTGGTTGTACGCCTACAATAGCATTTGTTATAAAAACTTCGTCTGCTTTCTGAATTTCAAATGGAGAAATTGATGTTTCTTCTATTGTATAATCTTTATGCTCTTCTAACAATTGAATAACTTTTTTTCGAACTATTCCTTTAATACAACCTTCGGTTAAGGCTGGTGTTTTAATTGTACTTCCTTTTATGATAAAAATATTACCGTTGGTAACTTCTGCAACTCCTTTTCTTTCGTTAAGCAGTACACAATTGTCTAGGTCATTTTCTTCAGCGAAAACAGCTGCTATTGTGTTTAACATTCTATTGATTGTTTTCACAGTAGATAACATCCCTGAATAATTATAAAAATCTTTATATAAATCTAGAACATATTTATCTTTAATTTCAGCTGTCACAGGTTTAACATCTATAACATAATCTATCTCATTTGTTTTTGGAGTGTATAATCCTCCATCTTTTCTATAGACAGTTAGTCTAGCTCTTAAATTGGTTTCTGAAAAATTCTCAGCTACCTTCTTTATTTCACCTTCTAAAAATTCTAAGGTAAAATTCATAGGAATTTTCATACGTAACATGCGCATAGAAGCCATTAATCTAAAATAATGATCTTCGAAAAACACAACTTTTCCATTTAAAATTTTGATCGTTTCAAAAATACCATCACCAAATTTAAATGCTCTATTTTCAACAGTTAACTGAAATTCAGAAGTATCGATTAAATTACCGTTATGATTTATCATTCCTTTATAATTAGAAGCACGAAATTACTAAATAAAACAATGTTATAAATAAAAAAACTCAGCATTTAGCTGAGTCTTCTTTATGTTTTAATATGGTTAGGCTCCAATTAAATGTTTTAATTCATCGATTTGATTTTCCCACAGCATTTTAGCTTCTTCAGCAGATTCTTCATCATCAGCAAAATCAGTAACGATTAAAGAAACATCTTTTGTTAAAGGATCTACTTGAACTCTAAATTCAAAATAACTTTCGTCTCCTTCACTTTCTGTCCATTTAAATTTTATACGCTCATCTGCTTTCTTTGTTACAATAGTTGCTTCTTCTTCACTGTCATCCCATAAAAAGGTAATAATTTTCCCTCTAGAATTCACTCGATCAGCAAACCATTCTTCTAAACCAGAAGGAGTTGCAAAATATTGATATAACAACGCTGGTGAAGCGTGTACAGGTATCTCTAATTCAAATTTAACTTTACTCATTTACATTTAAGTTTAGCACACAATATATAGAAATATTCTTTTTAAAAAAAATGATATAGTTTTCTTGCGCGTAACAAAAATAGCTCTATATTTGCATCCGCAAACGGCGAGGTAGCTCAGGTGGTTAGAGCGCAGGATTCATAACCCTGAGGTCGGCAGTTCAAGTCTGCTCCTCGCTACAAAGACTTTAAGGAGCAAAAAAGTCATTAGTAATACGGTTTAGAAATTTCTAAACCGTATTTTTTTTTGCATGAATTTTTATTCTTTTTTAAAATACACCTACTTCTTATTAAAAGTTATTTCTTAAATAAAATATAAATAAGTACACTTTTATAGGAAAATATGAAATTCATTTCGTAAATTTGAATTGTCTAAAAGACGTTTTAGACACTTTTTCTTTTTCATAGCAATTTTCCCACTCAATCTTTGAGTGGGTTTTTCTTTTTGATGATAATACTTGTTTTTAGAAACTTCTTCGGTAATTCTATAGTAATATGATTTTTTATGACTTGTAAAAAATTCATTTATAATTATTACTACACTTAATTTATTCTCAATTTATTAATAGTAAATTCCATTTCACTGATATCTTCTTTAGCTTCATTAATCCTAGAGTTTGTGTAAAACAACTCATTTTTATAAATACTAAATGTATCTGCCCATTTAACTTTACTTCCTTCTGCTACAACAGTAATATTTCCACTTGAAATAGTAAACTTCATAATTTTATTATTTTCTAAATCGGCAAAAAATAAATTACCCAATTCATCTATAATCATTCCATCTGGAGCAGCAGTTTTTGTAACAAACTTTACACTTTTTCCAATTTCTGATTTGTCATTTTTAATTAAATCCTCTGTTGAAATTGCATATAAACTATATCCGGTTAACGCATGAAAATACAATACATCATTTTTTGTATCTAATGCTATTCCGTCAGAATGCACTGTATTCTTCCAAATACCATTATTAAAAGTTAATTGATCTTTTTCAGCAAGTGTCGTTTTGTGATTATCCAAAACCCTGAATGATTCTCCTGAGTTTATGTCTACGACTACAATTCCTGCATGTCCAGAATCTGTTAGATATATTTTACCTTTCTTCTTGTCTACACGTAAATCATTAATGTATGAATCTTTATGAAAACTATCTTTACTTAAAGTATATGTCTTTACCAATTGATTAGACGTAAGATCAAATGTGAAAATTCTAGGATTATCAATTACACCGCTAAATAAAGGATTGCGTGTATCTAAAACATATAGTTTGTTTTCGAAAGTAACCACAGATTGAACAGCAACAAATACACTGTCAGAGTGTGTATCTCCTATTTTCCAAGTATTCCATTTTTTATTAGGAAAAGGAATTGATTTCCCAGCTTCTAAAACTTCAACAACTGAGTTTTTCACATCTTTTCGCCACCTAGGAAAATTAGCAAAAATTCTACCTTTTTCACTTACACTTACACCAGTTACCTGTTGTCCTTTAAAGCTTGTCACATTTTCTATTTGTGTTTTCTTAGAATTACAGTTCAAAATTCCTGTAGCAAGAATAAATATTAATATTTTTTTCATTTTTGATTTAATTAAGTACTCTTTTAAATTATTTTGTTTTTACTAATTTTACTCCATGGCTCAAGAAGAAACAGAAGTAAGTATTTGGTTTGTAATCATCATCATAGCTGTATTAGCTTTTACTATCTACAAATTTGGAGGTGGTAATGGTCCTACCTCTGGTCCAGGTGATGCTGATCTTTTCGATTAACTATAATTATGTTATGTGGTCTTATTTATAATTGTAAAGTTAATTAAAAGAATTAGCCCTTACATAGGTTTCACAACGATGTTTATTAAACTTTTCGTTAATTTCGATAATCACTGTACTTAATATTTTTGTAGATACAAATCGAATATTTAATGGAGTTCTAGGAAGATTTATCAACTAAATAGATTTCTGATATCGTAAGGTATAATTTGAAAAATATTGATTAAATCAAGGGATTAAACCTCTATTATAATTAAAGAAAAAGATTTTGTGTTGAAAAAAAAGAAGATCTCGCTTTTGGCGAAATCTTCTATTATTTTATTTATGAAATATGCTTCCTAAAAATAAGTAAATTGGCACGTTCCGTAACTACTAAATCTATTTCTCTTACAGTAAATATCTGGCCATCCAAATGTACCTCCAAAAGCAGAACAATCTGCATTTGTTTTACAAGACTTTCCTATTATAGGAAGTTGGCCTCCATTAATTTCTTTTTGTTGACTTTTTGAAAGAAATTTACCTAAGTTTTGAATGTTTTTTTTCATTATAATAATTTTAAAAAGGTTAATTTTTGCTTTTTGTAAAGAAGCACTTTGCTAAATATAATTGTTTTATTTTGAATACAATACAGATAATTACTATTGATTAAAAAACGGGAATTTGTTATTTGCACTACTAACTGTTATAGTAAAATGCTTTATATCCATTTTATACAGTATTGTATTCAGTCATTTTCGGGTGACTCATACTTGAATAAAATTTCTTAATCTTTATATATTAAAGCTACCGCTTTTTCTAACTACTGAAAATCAGCAAAATAAAATAAACTCTGAGAATAATTACAATCTTGATTATGCTATTTAAATTTTATTCTCTATTTTTTGACCATACTAGTAATAGTTTATATTACTTAAAAAAATGCACCATGTTAAGC
This genomic stretch from Tenacibaculum jejuense harbors:
- a CDS encoding aminotransferase class IV, which codes for MINHNGNLIDTSEFQLTVENRAFKFGDGIFETIKILNGKVVFFEDHYFRLMASMRMLRMKIPMNFTLEFLEGEIKKVAENFSETNLRARLTVYRKDGGLYTPKTNEIDYVIDVKPVTAEIKDKYVLDLYKDFYNYSGMLSTVKTINRMLNTIAAVFAEENDLDNCVLLNERKGVAEVTNGNIFIIKGSTIKTPALTEGCIKGIVRKKVIQLLEEHKDYTIEETSISPFEIQKADEVFITNAIVGVQPVTNYRKKEFKTEISEKISKSLKLMAFTN
- a CDS encoding START-like domain-containing protein, with product MSKVKFELEIPVHASPALLYQYFATPSGLEEWFADRVNSRGKIITFLWDDSEEEATIVTKKADERIKFKWTESEGDESYFEFRVQVDPLTKDVSLIVTDFADDEESAEEAKMLWENQIDELKHLIGA
- a CDS encoding L-dopachrome tautomerase-related protein, which gives rise to MKKILIFILATGILNCNSKKTQIENVTSFKGQQVTGVSVSEKGRIFANFPRWRKDVKNSVVEVLEAGKSIPFPNKKWNTWKIGDTHSDSVFVAVQSVVTFENKLYVLDTRNPLFSGVIDNPRIFTFDLTSNQLVKTYTLSKDSFHKDSYINDLRVDKKKGKIYLTDSGHAGIVVVDINSGESFRVLDNHKTTLAEKDQLTFNNGIWKNTVHSDGIALDTKNDVLYFHALTGYSLYAISTEDLIKNDKSEIGKSVKFVTKTAAPDGMIIDELGNLFFADLENNKIMKFTISSGNITVVAEGSKVKWADTFSIYKNELFYTNSRINEAKEDISEMEFTINKLRIN